Proteins encoded within one genomic window of Brachybacterium sp. P6-10-X1:
- a CDS encoding WhiB family transcriptional regulator produces MDDEHVKDDARAELSLLDLAGQGADDAGISWQDVEDVEMSWQERALCAQTDPEAFFPEKGGSTREAKKVCVSCEVRAECLEYALENDERFGIWGGLSERERRKLKRRAV; encoded by the coding sequence ATGGACGACGAACATGTCAAGGATGACGCACGTGCGGAGCTGTCCCTGCTCGACCTCGCCGGGCAGGGCGCCGACGATGCGGGCATCTCATGGCAGGACGTCGAGGATGTCGAGATGTCGTGGCAGGAGCGAGCCCTGTGCGCGCAGACGGATCCGGAAGCATTCTTCCCGGAGAAGGGCGGTTCGACGCGTGAGGCGAAGAAGGTGTGCGTCTCCTGCGAGGTGCGTGCCGAGTGCCTCGAGTACGCGTTGGAGAATGATGAGCGCTTCGGGATCTGGGGCGGACTCTCGGAGCGTGAGCGTCGCAAGCTCAAGCGCCGGGCGGTCTGA
- a CDS encoding DUF58 domain-containing protein: protein MRISLTPRAALAALLALPVVVLWPIWWVLPALLAAWALVVLADALAAPNPRSIRVRREAPIQVRLGQEVSGRLLLTNPTRRAASLEVRDAWNPTAGLAQQRAALHVPALERRAIGQSFTPTRRGEHRSRVLLIASRGPLGLARRTARAEAPGRLLALHPFGSRRHLPSRVQRLREIEGLAAIHQRGQGTEFDSLRDFVDGDDVRSIDWRATARRRSVVVRTWRPERDRHVLIVVDTSRTSAGRLGEATRLDAAFDAALLLTALAGQAGDRVDLLCIDRIPHVSVLGRSRTTVLNDMVTATAAVHPALVETDWERAAATISQRARRGSLVVLLTPVESSVVHTGLLPVAARIAKDHPLVVASVSDPALEELAAGRGDLETVYRAAAAEQARIERGGVSRALERVGAHVVDSPPERAPQSLADAYLALKAAGRL from the coding sequence ATGAGGATCTCGCTGACCCCGCGTGCGGCCCTGGCCGCGCTGCTCGCCCTGCCCGTGGTCGTGCTGTGGCCGATCTGGTGGGTGCTGCCGGCACTGCTGGCGGCGTGGGCGCTGGTCGTGCTCGCCGACGCCCTCGCGGCCCCGAACCCGAGGTCGATCCGGGTGCGCCGCGAAGCGCCGATCCAGGTGCGGCTGGGCCAGGAGGTCAGCGGTCGGCTGCTGCTGACCAATCCCACGCGGCGCGCCGCCTCCCTCGAGGTGCGCGACGCCTGGAACCCCACCGCCGGACTGGCGCAGCAGCGGGCCGCGCTGCACGTCCCGGCGCTCGAACGACGAGCGATCGGTCAGTCCTTCACCCCCACCCGGCGCGGGGAGCATCGCTCGCGGGTGCTGCTGATCGCCTCCCGCGGGCCGCTGGGCCTCGCCCGCCGCACCGCCCGGGCCGAGGCGCCCGGCCGCCTGCTCGCCCTGCACCCCTTCGGCTCCCGCCGCCACCTGCCCTCCCGGGTGCAGCGGCTGCGGGAGATCGAGGGCCTCGCCGCGATCCACCAGCGCGGCCAGGGCACCGAGTTCGACTCGCTGCGGGATTTCGTGGACGGCGATGACGTGCGCTCGATCGACTGGCGGGCCACCGCGCGGCGCCGCAGCGTCGTGGTGCGGACGTGGCGCCCGGAGCGGGACCGGCACGTGCTGATCGTCGTGGACACCTCCCGCACCTCGGCCGGGCGCCTCGGGGAGGCGACCCGGCTGGATGCCGCCTTCGATGCGGCCCTGCTGCTGACGGCGCTGGCCGGGCAGGCCGGGGACCGCGTGGATCTGCTGTGCATCGACCGCATCCCGCACGTGTCGGTGCTGGGCCGCTCCCGCACCACGGTGCTGAACGACATGGTGACCGCGACCGCGGCCGTCCATCCCGCGCTGGTGGAGACCGACTGGGAGCGCGCCGCCGCCACGATCTCCCAGCGGGCCCGCCGCGGCTCGCTGGTGGTGCTGCTGACCCCCGTCGAATCCTCCGTGGTCCACACAGGTCTCCTGCCCGTGGCAGCGCGCATCGCCAAGGATCATCCGCTGGTGGTCGCCTCCGTCTCCGATCCGGCTCTCGAGGAGCTCGCCGCCGGCCGCGGGGACCTGGAGACGGTGTACCGGGCGGCGGCCGCCGAGCAGGCCCGCATCGAGCGGGGCGGAGTCTCCCGTGCGCTGGAGCGCGTCGGGGCGCACGTGGTCGATTCTCCGCCGGAGCGGGCTCCGCAGTCCCTCGCGGACGCCTATCTGGCGCTGAAGGCCGCCGGGCGGCTCTGA
- a CDS encoding DUF3499 domain-containing protein, with protein MRGLRTLLDVPARECSRTACSRPAVSSLTFVYEDSTAVLGPLSRSSEPHAYDLCREHATGMTAPRGWELLRVPGSGSEVSDDLVALADAVRPRVEPTAEPGPGPEPSPRAPRDSADQDEQPGRHLHVIRNTHD; from the coding sequence GTGCGCGGCCTGCGTACACTGCTGGACGTGCCAGCTCGTGAATGCTCCAGAACCGCCTGCTCGCGACCGGCCGTGAGCTCCTTGACCTTCGTGTACGAGGACTCGACGGCGGTGCTGGGGCCGCTGTCGCGCAGCAGCGAACCGCACGCCTACGACCTGTGCCGCGAGCACGCCACGGGCATGACCGCGCCGCGGGGGTGGGAACTGCTGCGCGTACCCGGCAGCGGGAGTGAGGTCAGCGACGATCTGGTCGCCCTCGCCGACGCCGTCAGGCCCCGGGTGGAGCCCACCGCGGAGCCCGGACCCGGTCCCGAGCCGTCGCCCCGGGCACCGCGGGACTCCGCCGATCAGGACGAGCAGCCAGGCCGTCACCTGCATGTCATCAGGAACACGCATGACTGA
- a CDS encoding RDD family protein, with the protein MTTTGSATATPAGLDREAVITGDAVLLDLRTASFAARMLAAVIDGALQLGILVLGTVAVAVAAARADLDDGLVAAAILSASVLAYVGYPVLSELLLRGRSVGRLAMGTRVVRDDGGPVHVRQSLIRAVMAMLEIWSTAGSLALASSVIDRRSRRLGDLLAGTVVIQERMRDLEPERVEVPEALTSWATTADVGRLPLTLMQDIRSFLPRSRSIHPTSRRQISRDLLHRTLPHVAPAPPPGTDPEEFLAAVVAERSRRDEARLRRAQDRQVELSAEVRAVPFSA; encoded by the coding sequence ATGACGACGACGGGCTCCGCGACGGCCACCCCGGCCGGCCTCGACCGCGAGGCGGTGATCACGGGGGATGCGGTGCTGCTGGACCTGCGCACGGCCTCGTTCGCCGCCCGCATGCTTGCTGCCGTGATCGACGGGGCCCTGCAGCTGGGGATCCTCGTCCTCGGCACGGTCGCGGTCGCCGTCGCCGCGGCGCGCGCGGACCTCGACGACGGCCTGGTCGCCGCCGCGATCCTGTCCGCCTCCGTGCTCGCCTACGTCGGCTATCCGGTGCTCAGCGAGCTGCTGCTGCGAGGGCGTTCCGTGGGCCGCCTGGCGATGGGCACCCGGGTGGTGCGGGATGACGGCGGACCTGTGCACGTGCGGCAGAGCCTGATCCGCGCCGTGATGGCGATGCTGGAGATCTGGTCGACCGCCGGGTCGCTCGCGCTCGCCTCGTCCGTGATCGATCGCCGCTCCCGCCGTCTCGGTGATCTGCTCGCGGGCACTGTCGTGATCCAGGAGCGCATGCGCGATCTCGAGCCCGAGCGGGTCGAGGTGCCCGAGGCGCTGACGTCCTGGGCCACCACGGCGGACGTCGGCAGGCTTCCGCTGACGCTGATGCAGGACATCCGCTCGTTCCTGCCGCGCTCGAGGTCCATCCACCCCACCTCGCGGCGGCAGATCTCCCGCGATCTGCTGCATCGCACGCTCCCGCACGTCGCGCCCGCGCCGCCGCCGGGCACGGATCCCGAGGAATTCCTGGCCGCCGTGGTGGCCGAGCGGTCCCGACGGGACGAGGCACGCCTGCGGCGTGCCCAGGACCGTCAGGTGGAGCTCTCGGCCGAGGTCCGCGCGGTGCCCTTCAGCGCCTGA
- a CDS encoding DUF5719 family protein, with protein MAENDPGPLEDAADVSGDRTPRRGRARPVLAVAALIPLAAAVGAVAVSPPPGTTTVTRAETQSQPGPSTLRCPGPLQVPEGLFTEGADDELALTPPNDAIGLNSVALETDSSLLFGTVSGSETLQEADGSARAPSLTTMDADGSTLEDVTATSSLGVGVQTLGRSERTPSVRAATAEGSRPVADAVQSSATTSGDFRSLALTRCEEPTTDASFLGVSTGTGDSSVLVLRNPTERPATASVQIWTEDGPAPMEGRSQVVVAPGEEKRVLLESVAGGHDAIGVHASVLGAPLSMHVQTTERDGLTPGGAEILSPLPSASVEHVLPGLEVTGETPTAVLANPRGADTTATIEVTGPDGPIADAAVEDVDVPAGAVVPVPLTSLGEGTYSISVRSQDPVLAVARTAATGQDLPGDTVGAPIDFALVSPAPALSTSGLLALPQEGAVGALTLAATQDASVTVVPIGAEGNAGTPVEVELAAGTSRVIDWQELAIDGTRTRAVTVVPSVPGAVHAGWMQRESDGAGGELISSLPVPSAQLDAENVTVRLAE; from the coding sequence ATGGCTGAGAACGATCCCGGCCCCCTGGAGGATGCGGCCGATGTCTCCGGGGACCGGACCCCGCGCCGCGGACGGGCGCGCCCGGTGCTGGCCGTCGCGGCCCTGATCCCCCTGGCCGCGGCTGTCGGTGCGGTCGCCGTGTCGCCCCCGCCCGGGACCACCACGGTGACCCGGGCCGAGACCCAGTCCCAGCCCGGGCCGAGCACGCTGCGCTGCCCGGGACCGCTGCAGGTCCCGGAGGGACTCTTCACCGAGGGGGCCGACGACGAGCTCGCGCTGACCCCGCCGAACGATGCGATCGGCCTGAACAGCGTGGCGCTGGAGACCGACTCCTCGCTGCTGTTCGGCACCGTGAGCGGCTCCGAGACGCTGCAGGAGGCCGACGGCAGCGCCCGCGCTCCGTCCCTGACCACCATGGACGCCGACGGGAGCACCCTCGAGGACGTGACGGCGACCTCGAGCCTGGGGGTGGGCGTCCAGACGCTCGGGCGGAGCGAGCGGACCCCGTCGGTGCGGGCGGCCACCGCCGAGGGCTCCCGTCCCGTCGCTGATGCCGTGCAGTCCAGCGCCACCACCAGCGGGGACTTCCGCTCATTGGCCCTGACCCGCTGCGAGGAGCCCACCACCGACGCCTCCTTCCTTGGCGTCTCGACCGGCACCGGGGACAGCTCCGTCCTCGTCCTGCGCAACCCGACCGAGCGCCCGGCGACCGCCTCGGTGCAGATCTGGACCGAGGACGGCCCCGCCCCGATGGAAGGGCGCAGCCAGGTCGTCGTCGCCCCCGGGGAGGAGAAGCGGGTGCTGCTGGAGTCCGTGGCCGGAGGCCACGACGCCATCGGGGTGCACGCCTCGGTGCTCGGCGCCCCGCTGTCGATGCACGTCCAGACGACCGAACGCGACGGTCTCACCCCCGGCGGTGCCGAGATCCTCTCCCCTCTGCCCTCCGCCTCCGTCGAGCACGTGCTGCCGGGCCTCGAGGTCACCGGGGAGACGCCCACCGCTGTGCTGGCCAACCCCCGCGGCGCGGACACCACGGCGACCATCGAGGTGACCGGGCCGGACGGCCCGATCGCCGACGCCGCCGTCGAGGACGTCGACGTCCCCGCCGGGGCCGTGGTCCCGGTGCCGCTGACCTCCCTGGGCGAGGGGACCTACTCGATCTCGGTCCGCTCCCAGGACCCCGTGCTCGCGGTCGCCCGCACCGCGGCCACCGGCCAGGACCTGCCGGGGGACACCGTCGGGGCACCGATCGACTTCGCACTGGTCAGCCCGGCCCCCGCCCTGAGCACGAGCGGTCTGCTGGCCCTGCCGCAGGAAGGCGCGGTCGGTGCGCTGACCCTGGCCGCCACCCAGGACGCGAGCGTCACCGTGGTGCCGATCGGAGCCGAGGGGAACGCCGGCACCCCCGTCGAGGTCGAGCTCGCCGCAGGCACCTCCCGGGTCATCGATTGGCAGGAGCTGGCGATCGACGGGACGCGCACCCGTGCCGTCACGGTCGTGCCCAGCGTCCCCGGCGCTGTCCACGCCGGATGGATGCAGCGCGAGTCGGACGGGGCCGGCGGAGAGCTCATCTCCTCCCTGCCGGTGCCCTCCGCCCAGCTGGACGCCGAGAACGTGACCGTGCGGCTCGCCGAGTAG
- a CDS encoding metallopeptidase family protein has protein sequence MDVEPLPSASPGPRPGPRRRDRHGRGRRWDLIPPHLPGYRTRRDQFDDTVAEAGAALTERFPRRLAHLQVLVEEVPPSDPAPWEDATVLLGRALPPTREHPARVIVYRRPVQTRCLDDLDVETLVRQVLAEQIGSLLSISPEDVDPEAWLG, from the coding sequence ATGGATGTCGAACCGCTCCCCTCCGCCTCACCGGGCCCTCGCCCCGGGCCGCGGCGCCGTGATCGGCACGGGCGCGGCCGGCGCTGGGACCTGATCCCCCCGCACCTGCCGGGGTACCGCACGCGTCGGGACCAGTTCGACGACACCGTCGCCGAGGCGGGGGCGGCGCTGACCGAACGGTTCCCCCGTCGGCTCGCGCATCTGCAGGTGCTCGTCGAAGAGGTCCCGCCGTCCGATCCCGCCCCCTGGGAGGACGCGACCGTGCTGCTGGGCCGGGCGCTGCCGCCGACGCGCGAGCATCCCGCGCGGGTGATCGTCTATCGGCGCCCCGTCCAGACCCGCTGCCTGGATGACCTGGACGTGGAGACGCTGGTGCGCCAGGTGCTGGCCGAGCAGATCGGTTCACTGCTGAGCATATCCCCGGAGGACGTGGACCCCGAGGCCTGGCTCGGGTGA
- a CDS encoding phosphomannomutase/phosphoglucomutase, with the protein MTEPTGPTVASRTGHADRADLSGILTAVDVRGIAGQELTVEVARAFGAAFTDHLETPALIVAHDMRLSSPELARAVIEGAVRRGAIVADAGLSATDQLYCASGLHHAAGVMVTASHNPAADNGLKLCLPEARPVSRETGLEEIRRGAEAYLDAGEIPVRGEGRTQELDTLPDYVRTLLELVAVPDRRRLRVVVDAADAMAALTAPAVLGTLDQVELIGLHLELDGTFPHHPADPLDRETLRELQETVVAEGADLGLAFDGDADRCVVLDETGTPIPPSAMTALIARREVTRARAAGQQRPAVVANLVSSRHVGEAVRDAGGEPVRAPVGHSLIKALMAEHDAVFGGEHSAHYYFRDFFYADSGMLAALHVLAALAETDAPASALFAEHDPYPSSGEINSRVRDAAAARERVRDHVARIPEVSTDDLDGLTVEHWHEEARPEDRWWFSLRSSNTEPLLRLNVEAERETTMIRIRDEILAIVQDEDLAGAEGGVAATGTSAARRGAPAAELTPAVDAGTAGGTGGAEVPGWLRSRLRCPDCGGPLASAEAALRCTQCARRHPIEGGIPVLIAGRTDPPAL; encoded by the coding sequence ATGACTGAGCCCACCGGCCCGACCGTCGCGTCCCGGACCGGCCACGCGGATCGCGCAGATCTCTCCGGGATCCTCACGGCCGTCGACGTGCGCGGCATCGCCGGCCAGGAGCTGACCGTCGAGGTGGCCCGCGCCTTCGGCGCCGCCTTCACGGACCACCTCGAAACCCCGGCGCTGATCGTCGCCCACGACATGCGCCTGAGCTCTCCCGAGCTGGCCCGCGCCGTGATCGAGGGGGCCGTCCGCCGCGGGGCGATCGTCGCCGACGCCGGACTGTCCGCGACCGACCAGCTGTACTGCGCCTCCGGACTCCACCACGCGGCCGGCGTGATGGTCACCGCCTCGCACAATCCCGCCGCGGACAATGGTCTGAAGCTGTGCCTGCCCGAGGCCCGCCCGGTCAGTCGCGAGACCGGGCTCGAGGAGATCCGCCGCGGCGCCGAGGCCTACCTGGACGCCGGGGAGATCCCCGTCCGCGGTGAGGGCCGCACCCAGGAGCTGGACACCCTCCCCGATTACGTCCGGACGCTCCTCGAGCTGGTGGCCGTTCCCGATCGGCGCCGACTGCGGGTGGTGGTCGACGCCGCCGATGCCATGGCCGCGCTCACCGCGCCGGCGGTGCTCGGCACGCTGGACCAGGTCGAGCTGATCGGGCTCCACCTCGAGCTCGACGGGACCTTCCCCCACCACCCCGCCGACCCGCTGGACCGCGAGACCCTCCGCGAACTGCAGGAGACCGTGGTGGCCGAGGGAGCCGATCTCGGCCTCGCCTTCGACGGGGATGCCGACCGCTGCGTGGTGCTCGACGAGACCGGCACCCCGATCCCGCCCTCGGCAATGACGGCGCTCATCGCCCGGCGCGAGGTGACCCGCGCCCGCGCCGCCGGCCAGCAGCGCCCCGCCGTGGTCGCGAACCTGGTCTCCTCCCGTCACGTCGGCGAGGCCGTGCGCGACGCCGGTGGGGAGCCGGTGCGCGCCCCGGTGGGTCACTCCTTGATCAAGGCGCTGATGGCCGAGCACGATGCGGTCTTCGGCGGCGAGCATTCGGCGCACTACTACTTCCGGGACTTCTTCTACGCCGACTCCGGCATGCTCGCGGCTCTGCACGTGCTCGCGGCGCTCGCCGAGACGGACGCCCCGGCCTCCGCCCTGTTCGCCGAGCACGACCCCTATCCCTCCAGCGGGGAGATCAACTCCCGGGTGCGGGACGCCGCCGCGGCGCGCGAGCGGGTGCGCGACCACGTGGCCCGGATTCCCGAGGTGAGCACGGACGACCTGGACGGGCTGACGGTCGAGCACTGGCACGAGGAGGCCCGCCCCGAGGACCGCTGGTGGTTCTCACTGCGCTCCTCGAACACCGAGCCGTTGCTGCGGCTGAACGTCGAGGCGGAGCGCGAGACCACGATGATCCGGATCCGGGACGAGATCCTCGCGATCGTGCAGGACGAGGATCTCGCGGGTGCCGAGGGCGGGGTCGCGGCGACGGGGACCAGTGCCGCCCGCCGGGGGGCGCCCGCCGCGGAACTCACGCCGGCCGTCGACGCCGGGACGGCCGGTGGCACGGGCGGTGCCGAGGTGCCCGGCTGGCTGCGGTCGCGGCTGCGGTGCCCCGATTGCGGAGGCCCGCTGGCGAGCGCCGAGGCGGCACTGCGGTGCACACAGTGCGCCCGTCGGCATCCGATCGAGGGCGGGATCCCGGTGCTCATCGCCGGGCGGACGGATCCGCCGGCGCTCTGA
- a CDS encoding stage II sporulation protein M, whose amino-acid sequence MDTDAFIAVHRPQWQRLGTLTRARTLDAAGTDELISLYQETSTHLSTVRSTNPDPALTAHLSLLVHRARLRITGARIPLWKHARTFLWEDLPAALYAARWTVALAAGIFLLSAVVTGLYFGLDPVARELVVPEAAQRSLVQRDFVSYYFEGEASGFAAQVWTNNAWITVQAVVFGATGIWPVVMLLQNGLNIGLSAGVMGAYGGLGTFFVYILPHGLLEITAVLVGAGAGLRTFWAWVRPGPLPRMWALSQAARALVTVAIGLVPVLLISGFLEAFVTPSGLPAAVRIGLGAAAWLAFMVFMLGRGAQVHRRGITGDLSEVMVGDSVATAG is encoded by the coding sequence GTGGACACCGACGCATTCATCGCCGTGCACCGGCCGCAGTGGCAACGGCTCGGGACCCTGACCCGGGCCCGGACCCTCGACGCGGCCGGGACCGACGAGCTGATCTCCCTCTACCAGGAGACCTCCACCCACCTGTCCACGGTGCGGTCGACGAACCCGGACCCGGCGTTGACGGCGCACCTGTCGCTGCTGGTCCACCGCGCGCGACTGCGGATCACCGGCGCCCGCATCCCTCTGTGGAAGCACGCCCGCACCTTCCTGTGGGAGGACCTGCCCGCAGCGCTGTACGCGGCGCGCTGGACCGTCGCGCTCGCCGCGGGGATCTTCCTGCTCTCCGCCGTCGTGACCGGGCTGTACTTCGGCCTGGACCCGGTGGCGAGAGAGCTGGTGGTGCCCGAGGCGGCCCAGCGCTCCCTGGTGCAGCGCGACTTCGTCTCCTACTACTTCGAGGGCGAGGCCTCGGGCTTCGCCGCGCAGGTGTGGACGAACAACGCCTGGATCACCGTCCAGGCCGTCGTGTTCGGCGCGACGGGGATCTGGCCGGTGGTCATGCTGCTGCAGAACGGGCTGAACATCGGATTGTCCGCCGGGGTGATGGGCGCCTACGGCGGCCTGGGGACCTTCTTCGTCTACATCCTTCCGCACGGGCTGCTCGAGATCACCGCCGTGCTGGTCGGCGCCGGCGCCGGCCTGCGCACCTTCTGGGCCTGGGTGCGTCCGGGCCCGCTGCCCCGGATGTGGGCCCTGTCCCAGGCCGCCCGTGCCCTGGTCACCGTCGCGATCGGTCTGGTGCCGGTGCTGCTGATCTCCGGCTTCCTGGAGGCTTTCGTGACGCCCAGCGGCCTGCCGGCCGCGGTGCGCATCGGCCTCGGCGCCGCGGCGTGGCTGGCCTTCATGGTGTTCATGCTCGGTCGCGGCGCTCAGGTGCACCGCCGCGGCATCACCGGCGACCTGTCCGAGGTGATGGTCGGCGACAGCGTCGCCACCGCCGGGTGA
- a CDS encoding MoxR family ATPase — MTDTPDGAAPTPSPFGADAADPAAPRTAAAATGPSTGAGPEVDLDTRTDLQSLSAEIHKGIVGQDAAVTSLVVALLCRGHVLLEGVPGVAKTLLVRSLAAGLDVRMRRVQFTPDMMPGDITGSLIYDNTTSDLVFREGPVFTNLLLADEINRTPPKTQSALLEAMEERQVTVDGASRPLPDPFLVIATQNPIEFDGTYTLPEAQLDRFLLKAVMPLPDREVEVDVLRRHAGGFDTTDLAAMGLGPVVDVPSLHRAQEDVARVVAEDPVVQYIVDVCRSTRRSPSLSLGVSPRGAIALLRTSRAWAYLSGRDFITPDDVKTMAPATLSHRVRLTTESELEGTQVESVLAATLASVPVPR; from the coding sequence ATGACCGACACCCCTGACGGTGCCGCCCCCACCCCGAGCCCGTTCGGAGCGGACGCCGCCGATCCCGCCGCGCCCCGGACCGCGGCCGCCGCAACGGGCCCGTCCACCGGCGCCGGCCCCGAGGTCGACCTGGACACCCGCACGGACCTCCAGAGCCTCTCGGCCGAGATCCATAAGGGCATCGTCGGTCAGGATGCGGCGGTGACCAGCCTCGTCGTCGCCCTGCTGTGCCGCGGCCACGTGCTGCTCGAGGGCGTTCCCGGCGTGGCCAAGACCCTGTTGGTACGGTCCCTCGCCGCTGGGCTGGACGTGCGGATGCGCCGCGTGCAGTTCACACCCGACATGATGCCGGGCGACATCACCGGCTCGCTGATCTACGACAACACCACCAGTGACCTCGTCTTCCGCGAGGGTCCGGTGTTCACCAACCTGCTGCTGGCCGACGAGATCAACCGCACCCCGCCGAAGACGCAGTCCGCCCTGCTGGAGGCGATGGAGGAGCGTCAGGTCACGGTCGACGGCGCGAGCCGCCCGCTGCCCGATCCGTTCCTGGTGATCGCCACCCAGAACCCCATCGAGTTCGACGGCACGTACACCCTGCCGGAGGCGCAGCTGGACCGCTTCCTGCTCAAGGCGGTCATGCCGCTGCCCGACCGCGAGGTCGAGGTCGACGTGCTGCGCCGCCACGCCGGCGGCTTCGACACCACCGATCTGGCCGCCATGGGGCTCGGCCCCGTGGTGGACGTCCCCTCCCTGCATCGTGCCCAGGAGGACGTCGCCCGCGTCGTCGCCGAGGACCCGGTGGTGCAGTACATCGTGGACGTGTGCCGCTCCACCCGCCGCTCCCCCAGCCTGTCGCTCGGTGTCTCGCCCCGCGGCGCGATCGCTCTGCTGCGCACCTCCCGCGCCTGGGCTTACCTGTCCGGGCGCGACTTCATCACCCCCGACGACGTCAAGACGATGGCCCCGGCCACCCTGTCGCACCGGGTGCGCCTGACCACCGAGTCGGAGCTCGAGGGAACGCAGGTCGAGTCGGTGCTGGCCGCGACCCTCGCCTCCGTGCCGGTGCCTCGCTGA
- a CDS encoding DUF4350 domain-containing protein, whose protein sequence is MSPAAPPRRAVPSATAYASTNGAPPPPDAPAAERRRPWLVILVTLAVLAAVLASIARGFYRDGPLEPDAPTAQGSKAVVQVLEDLDVEVDVDRHTADAADVLHDGGTVLVTAPSSLSAEQLTTLADARETGDGRLVLIQPDFVSLSYITPDIAPSGTIRVPTDVSPGPDCGDLAHGARTLHVPGEDGLNGSSTLYRTSGQAQGCFRSGEGSLIAAADGILVLGSADLLTNEGVAAADNSALALNALGSTGELTWYVPSPSDPMSTSGQTILSYLPSWAGPLALWLLTVAVIALLALGRRFGPVVVEPLPVTVRPQELVLGRARMLQQSGSRDAAAASLRSAAATRLADRLGLRRESALDGLLAALAPHVDHSPEQLRALLGPTPVTSDQDLVRLAQDLDRLEKEIDR, encoded by the coding sequence ATGAGCCCGGCGGCCCCGCCGCGCAGAGCGGTGCCGAGTGCCACGGCCTACGCCTCGACCAACGGCGCGCCACCGCCGCCCGACGCCCCCGCCGCGGAGCGTCGACGCCCCTGGCTGGTCATCCTGGTCACCCTCGCGGTCCTCGCCGCCGTGCTGGCCTCCATCGCCCGCGGGTTCTACCGTGACGGCCCGCTCGAGCCCGACGCCCCCACCGCGCAGGGCTCCAAGGCCGTGGTGCAGGTGCTCGAGGACCTCGACGTCGAGGTGGACGTGGACCGCCACACGGCCGATGCCGCCGACGTGCTGCACGACGGCGGCACGGTGCTGGTGACCGCGCCGAGCTCGCTGTCGGCCGAGCAGCTGACGACGCTGGCCGACGCCCGGGAGACCGGGGACGGCCGCCTGGTGCTGATCCAGCCCGACTTCGTCAGCCTGTCCTACATCACCCCGGACATCGCCCCTTCCGGGACCATCCGCGTTCCGACCGACGTCTCCCCCGGCCCGGACTGCGGGGACCTCGCCCACGGTGCCCGCACCCTCCACGTGCCCGGCGAGGACGGGCTGAACGGGTCCTCCACCCTCTACCGCACCTCGGGTCAGGCCCAGGGATGCTTCCGCTCCGGTGAGGGCTCCCTGATCGCCGCCGCCGACGGGATCCTCGTCCTCGGCAGCGCGGACCTGCTGACCAATGAGGGCGTCGCGGCCGCCGACAACTCTGCCCTCGCGCTGAACGCCCTGGGCAGTACCGGCGAGCTGACCTGGTACGTCCCCTCACCCTCCGACCCGATGAGCACCTCCGGGCAGACCATCCTCAGCTACCTGCCGAGCTGGGCCGGGCCCCTCGCCCTGTGGCTGCTCACCGTCGCGGTGATCGCCCTGCTCGCGCTCGGGCGCCGCTTCGGGCCCGTCGTCGTCGAACCGCTGCCGGTCACCGTGCGCCCCCAGGAGCTCGTCCTCGGCCGCGCCCGGATGCTGCAGCAGTCCGGCTCCCGCGACGCGGCCGCCGCATCCCTGCGCTCGGCCGCCGCCACCCGCCTCGCGGACCGCCTCGGGCTGCGTCGCGAATCGGCGCTCGACGGCCTGCTGGCCGCGCTCGCTCCCCACGTCGACCACTCCCCCGAACAGCTGCGCGCGCTGCTCGGCCCCACTCCCGTCACCAGCGACCAGGACCTCGTACGACTCGCCCAGGACCTCGACCGTCTCGAGAAGGAGATCGACCGATGA
- a CDS encoding trans-aconitate 2-methyltransferase, with product MRSTVHADDVDPSVSAAMAELAAEQPVQHITADLAEVTELPSADLVLACASLPFVPRAEFDVLWDAVRRALRRGGVLAVDLFGDRDDWASTDGTYLARPEAEALFEGLDLLSMSEVERDGASFAGPKHWHTYQVIARRSQSRPAAFSAR from the coding sequence ATGAGGTCCACCGTCCACGCCGACGACGTGGATCCGAGCGTCAGCGCCGCTATGGCGGAGCTCGCCGCCGAGCAACCGGTGCAGCACATCACCGCGGACCTGGCCGAGGTCACGGAACTCCCGTCGGCCGACCTGGTGCTGGCCTGCGCCTCACTGCCGTTCGTCCCGAGAGCCGAGTTCGACGTCCTCTGGGATGCCGTGAGGCGGGCACTGCGCCGAGGTGGGGTGCTCGCCGTGGACCTGTTCGGCGACCGGGACGACTGGGCGAGCACCGACGGCACCTATCTCGCACGACCGGAGGCGGAGGCGCTCTTCGAAGGGCTCGATCTGCTCTCGATGTCGGAGGTCGAGCGCGACGGGGCCTCCTTCGCCGGCCCCAAGCACTGGCACACCTACCAGGTGATCGCTCGGCGATCTCAGAGCCGCCCGGCGGCCTTCAGCGCCAGATAG